The stretch of DNA GTGACAATTCATGCACGCCTTGGGGTCATCCACCAGATACGAATAGCCCTTGGCATAGTAAAACGTGTAGCCGGAAATGCCGATCACGATTCCCGGCAACGCCATCAGCAGCGCGGCAATATAGGGATGCTTGGTCATCCGCCGGCCCCGGTCACGGGCGGCGCCACCGCTGCCGGAACGGGAGTCAGCGCCCCCCCGTGTGCGATCACCGCTTTGAACGCCGCGAGTTCCGCCTGCCGCGCGTAGTCGATCGCATCCCCCAGCACCCGCGCCGCCTCCTGCGGACTGTGAAAGCCCATGCTGTTCTCCGCGCTAATGAAATCCCAGCGCATTTGCGCCCGTCGATGCAGCGCCCGCGCCGACGCAAGTTCCTGATCCGTGCCCCCCGCCGCCATCGCCGCCTGGATGCCGTCCAGCGCCGAGATGATCGCATGGTCCGCGCGGGTCATCAGCGCGTAGGTCTTGTCCTGAATCTCGATCACGCGATCGCGCATCTCCGTCTCGCTCTCACGGTGACAAGTCAAACAAGCATTGTTCAAGTTCACCAGCGGCGTGCGAATCCAGTGATCCGTGACCTTGATCGAACCCTGCCGCGTGTACGGCATGTGGCAATCCACGCAGCTCACTCCCGAGCGCGCGTGAATCCCCGTAGAGTACAACTCAAATTCCGGATGCTGCATCTTGAGCAGCGGCGCCTTCGTTTCGCCGTGCTCCCAATCCTTGAAATGCAACGAATCATAATACGCCTCGATACTGTCCACAACCAATCCCTTAGACCACGGAAAGGTCAGATACTTGTCTTCCTTCTGCCAGTAATACTCGACGTGGCACTGCGCGCAGACATAGACGCGCATCGCTTGCCGATCCGCCGTCGCCACGTCGATGCCGCGCCTGGCCATCGCCTCGATGAACGCCGGACGCCGGATCTCCAGCGCCATCGTCTCCGCATGGTGGCAGTCCGCGCAGGATATCGAATGCTCAAAATGAAACGAATCCACCAGCGTCTTCACCGGAGTATTGTAAAACTGCTGCGCGCCGTATTGCTCGATAAACAGCGGCACCTGCGGACTCTTGCACGTCATGCACGACCCGGGTTTCTGATCGCCTAAACGCTTGATCTTGAGCATGTCCGTCAGCGCGTTCATGTGCCCGCGATCCTCGTTGTACTCCACCGAAAACGGATAGCCCGCGAACATCCGCTTCAAGTCCGGATGCCGCTCCAACTGCGAGAACGCTTCCGAACCGCCGTACCGACCCCATTTACTGTACGGTATCAGCTCGCTCGTCTTCATCGTCTTCATATACGCTTCGTATTCGCGCGGAAAATTCACCGCCCACTTGGACGGATCCGGCTCACCGTGCCGCACGTCAACGATCTTCAGATAGCTGAGCTTCGACTCCTGCTTGTGCTCGAAGATGTTGATCAGCAGCGCCGCCACCGCCGCCGTCATCACGATCGAGATCCACGTTATTAACAGAGTTCTGGATGAAGTAGTCATGAAATGAGATTCCCTGAGCTGAAAAATGCCGGTGTCAACACTCCCATTATACCTCGGCATGGTGAATAATGCAAGAGTTTTTTCAACAATCGACTGGTAACAACGAGGCTCTATAATCATGATTACATTGTCCTTAAATCGTATTATGGTCCGGCCGGCGAGGCCCGAACGCCTCCTTTGCGAAAAACTTCACATGAATCGGAAGCCCCCACGCAGGCGTGACGGAGTAGCCGATGGATAGCTCCGGTCGAGCGGCATGCCTGCCACCATAGCGCAGAGGTGAGCTGTGGCAACGGGGCAAATCATGCACCATCCACTTGCCTAAAGACTTAAATCATATGGAATTATATAGTACCAGCCAGTGGCAGCGATGTGCTCAAGTACCGCAATCTCGTTTTCTTTCAATCGAAAAAACCTTAAATTAACTATGTTAAGGACTGAAATCCCACGTCACCCGAAACCGTCGCCACCTTCCGCTGTATGCCCTCGCTCCGCGGTTCTATTGTTCCCGTCGTCACCCCGTTCAAAAACGGCCAAGTTGACCACCCGGCGTTCGCCAACTTGATCAGTTGGCAGATCGAAAACGGGGCGCATGGCATCTCCGTTGCCGGGACCACCGGCGAACCGTCCGCGCTGTCGCGAGCGGAACGCCTGCGACTTTACGAAGTCGCCCACGAAGCCATCGGCGGACGCGTACCGTTCGTGCCGGGCACCGGTTCCGTCAACCACGAAGAAACGCTCGCGCTCTCCAAACACGCGGAGCAGATCGGTGCCGATGCGCTGCTGTTAATCGCGCCCTACTATTGCCGCCCGAGTCAGCAGGGATTGTACGAGCATTTCAAAGCCGTCGCGCAGTCGGTCGGGATTCCAATCATCCTCTACAACATTCCCGGCCGCACGGCAGTGAATATCGACATCGACACCGTGGCCCGCCTGCGCGAGGCTTGCCCGAATATCGTCGGCGTCAAAGAGTCCAACAAGGACTTCGAGCACATCAATCATCTGCTGCATCGCATGGGTCCGGACTTTCTGGTCTTTTCGGGAATCGAGCTGCTCTGCTTTCCCTTGCTCTGCATCGGCGGCGCGGGCTACATCAGCGCCACCGCCAATCTGATGCCAAAGCAAATCAATTCGCTCTACGATCTGTGCGCGGCGGGGAAGTGGGAGGAGGCGCGGAAACTGCACTTCGACATGATGCCATTGAACGAAGCGATCTTCTACGAGATCAATCCCGTCCCTGTCAAGACCGCGTTGGCGTGGATGGGCAAGATTACGTTCGAGGTTCGCCTGCCCCTAACCGCCATGAGCGACGCGAATCAAGTGAAGTTGCGCGCGGTGATGCAGCAATACGGGCTGCTGTAGAACGAAATCCAAGATCCACAATCCAAGGTCCCGATAGATGAAACTCGCCCGCTGGGCCGCCGACGGCAGATTGCTGCAAGGCTGCTACCTCGATAATCAACTGATTGCCACTGACGGCAAGGAGTATGACATCAATCAGGTTGTCATGCTCCCGCCGGTGCAGTCATCAAAAATCATCGGCATCGCGCTGAACTTCGCTGATCACGCCGCCGAACTCAACCTCGCCAAACCCGAACTGCCCGCGATCTTCCTGAAGCCGACGACATCATTGATCGGTCACAAGGGCACCGTGCTGATGCCGCCCGGCAGCGAGTACATGCACTACGAAGTCGAACTCGTCGCGATTATCGGTCACAAATGCCGCAATGTGCCGGCCAAGCACGCGTTGGATTTCGTCGGCGGCTACATGATCGGGAACGACGTAACCGTGCGCGATCACATCGGTCCGTACTTCCGCCCGCCGCTAATCGGCAAGGGCTGGGATACGTTCGGACCCGTCGGTCCGTACCTGGTGACGCCCGATGAATTCGGCGATCCGGCCCACACGGAAGTTCGCGCCTACGTCAACGGCGAATTGCGACAGCAGGGCAACACGCGCGATCTGATCTATTCCCTCGCCGAGCTGATCGAGTATTGCTCCATGATCATGACGCTCGAACCTGGCGATCAAATCTGGACGGGCACGCCCAAAGGACTCTCGCACGTCTATCCCGGTGATGTGATGCGCATGGAAATCGACGGCATCGGCGCCCTCGAGAATCCCATCGCGCTCGGGCCGGAACTCGTCTGCAACCTTCATCGCCGTTAGTACCGCCGAGCCG from candidate division KSB1 bacterium encodes:
- a CDS encoding ammonia-forming cytochrome c nitrite reductase subunit c552, encoding MTWISIVMTAAVAALLINIFEHKQESKLSYLKIVDVRHGEPDPSKWAVNFPREYEAYMKTMKTSELIPYSKWGRYGGSEAFSQLERHPDLKRMFAGYPFSVEYNEDRGHMNALTDMLKIKRLGDQKPGSCMTCKSPQVPLFIEQYGAQQFYNTPVKTLVDSFHFEHSISCADCHHAETMALEIRRPAFIEAMARRGIDVATADRQAMRVYVCAQCHVEYYWQKEDKYLTFPWSKGLVVDSIEAYYDSLHFKDWEHGETKAPLLKMQHPEFELYSTGIHARSGVSCVDCHMPYTRQGSIKVTDHWIRTPLVNLNNACLTCHRESETEMRDRVIEIQDKTYALMTRADHAIISALDGIQAAMAAGGTDQELASARALHRRAQMRWDFISAENSMGFHSPQEAARVLGDAIDYARQAELAAFKAVIAHGGALTPVPAAVAPPVTGAGG
- a CDS encoding 4-hydroxy-tetrahydrodipicolinate synthase, which translates into the protein MPSLRGSIVPVVTPFKNGQVDHPAFANLISWQIENGAHGISVAGTTGEPSALSRAERLRLYEVAHEAIGGRVPFVPGTGSVNHEETLALSKHAEQIGADALLLIAPYYCRPSQQGLYEHFKAVAQSVGIPIILYNIPGRTAVNIDIDTVARLREACPNIVGVKESNKDFEHINHLLHRMGPDFLVFSGIELLCFPLLCIGGAGYISATANLMPKQINSLYDLCAAGKWEEARKLHFDMMPLNEAIFYEINPVPVKTALAWMGKITFEVRLPLTAMSDANQVKLRAVMQQYGLL
- a CDS encoding fumarylacetoacetate hydrolase family protein, which gives rise to MKLARWAADGRLLQGCYLDNQLIATDGKEYDINQVVMLPPVQSSKIIGIALNFADHAAELNLAKPELPAIFLKPTTSLIGHKGTVLMPPGSEYMHYEVELVAIIGHKCRNVPAKHALDFVGGYMIGNDVTVRDHIGPYFRPPLIGKGWDTFGPVGPYLVTPDEFGDPAHTEVRAYVNGELRQQGNTRDLIYSLAELIEYCSMIMTLEPGDQIWTGTPKGLSHVYPGDVMRMEIDGIGALENPIALGPELVCNLHRR